A window from Citrus sinensis cultivar Valencia sweet orange chromosome 3, DVS_A1.0, whole genome shotgun sequence encodes these proteins:
- the LOC102630785 gene encoding uncharacterized protein LOC102630785 → MDERRGRIINASSPYSDSEEESDSDESKIMAAKRYLNRDRNKPAADEEKTAEGGFTKFTGRQARLFELKLKFNEARKANQTAMDADIRRKEAPASSRENSRGVSTQEWLEQRKRKIGKLLEANGLDTSRAYMLDTQEAAEAKYKKRAKEPAPFGWEVFNQRTLYGAYKRRAEKIEVDLEEYNRMKEADPEFYRGASSLQYGTAPKISEDKIERMVKELKDQEEKRKSFSRRRRFHDEKDVDSINHRNEHFNSKIERAYGKYTLDIKNNLERGTAL, encoded by the coding sequence ATGGACGAGAGAAGAGGGCGCATCATCAATGCGTCGAGTCCATATTCGGATAGCGAAGAAGAATCTGATAGTGACGAGAGTAAAATAATGGCAGCTAAGAGATATTTGAACCGTGACCGTAATAAACCGGCTGCTGATGAGGAGAAGACCGCGGAAGGaggttttacaaaatttacgGGAAGGCAGGCAAGATTGTTCGAGTTAAAGCTTAAGTTTAACGAGGCAAGAAAAGCGAATCAAACAGCAATGGATGCAGATATCAGAAGAAAGGAAGCTCCCGCTTCTTCGCGAGAGAACTCCAGAGGCGTCTCTACGCAGGAGTGGCTCGAGCAAAGGAAGAGAAAGATTGGAAAGCTTCTAGAAGCAAACGGTTTGGACACGAGCAGAGCGTACATGCTGGACACACAAGAAGCAGCGGAGGCCAAATACAAGAAACGGGCGAAGGAGCCCGCTCCGTTTGGTTGGGAAGTTTTCAATCAGAGAACGTTGTACGGGGCGTACAAGAGGCGAGCAGAGAAGATCGAGGTTGATTTAGAGGAATATAACAGGATGAAAGAGGCCGATCCTGAGTTCTACCGCGGCGCTTCGAGCCTCCAGTACGGGACGGCGCCGAAGATTTCTGAGGATAAGATTGAGAGGATGGTGAAGGAACTGAAGGATCAGGAGGAGAAACGCAAATCTTTTAGCCGGAGGAGGAGGTTCCACGACGAGAAAGACGTTGACTCCATCAATCACCGTAATGAGCATTTCAACAGTAAGATTGAGCGGGCTTATGGCAAATACACACTCGACATCAAAAATAATCTCGAGCGAGGAACTGCCCTGTAA